TTAGCACTGAGGTAAACgggtgaaaaaaaacatggtgcAGTTATTCATCTAGTCCATGGTGTTTAATATAACAAATACAGCCCTGTCTGCTTAAAGCTCAGTCCAAAGCAGGCTTTTATTTGAGTGTCTTTCCAGGTGAATGGTGTTCCAGTAGAGGTGGTCAATGCTATTCTGTTCTCCAGAAAGAGCTGGTTTGTCTTCATGGTGGACTTTGTGGCCTCCTGCTCCCTGTGTCAGTATTACAATTTAAGTTGTAGTTTGTCTTCACTAGGCAGTCAGCTAATGCGATAATATGTCAACAGTTGAAGGCTCCTATGACAATGGCTACATGGTCTGGAAGACTCCAGAAATGCTGTACCCCAGTCTCAACAACATGAGGATCAGCGTTGGACTCTCTGGTGAACTTGTGGAGCAGAAAATTGCAAAGGAGAGAGGCTTTGATATAGGGAAGGACAACGGCACAATCCAGATCCGCATGCCTTATGATATGAAAGGCCACTACAGCAAGGTAAGAAATCACCCACATAAGATGTAGCTGTGTCTTGTCTATTTCTCCTGTAAATATTCCTTCTCTTTTGCAGAGTTTTGTGACTGACAAGCTCTACAGGTTCTACGTCTTTAATCTCTACTTTGAGCAAATCCTGGTGGATGAGAATCATTTAGAGACCAGGCTCCAGTTTCACAAGATGCTTGCCACTCCTCTGCTGCCGTGGCCTGTTTTTACTAATAACTTAACAGTTATTGAGGAAGGCATGTTCAACGTCTACCTTGGAAATTTCCCCAGTGATGTTCAACTCACTGCTGTTGTGCTGAATGGACAAGAATCTGCGGTGTCATTTACAAACACAAGCAGTCCGTCTATCACAAAGGTTGTTCAACCCAACAACACTCATGGCTACACCCTGAAGGTGCCGTTTGCCAACCCCACTGTCGTACACAAGGTAGGAGTTCTTTGGTCGAAACCAACCTGTATCATACCTTCTTCTTAATGCGATTGGTCATGACATGTATTTTGTTATAGTTCTCCAAGAAAGATGGAGCTTTTCAGTATCTGCTGAACATCAACTACACATTAGTGGTTCTGCCTGAAAATGAGCGTTTTTACCACCTGACATCTTTGGCGGCATTGTTCACACAAATCTGTAAGTCATGAATTTTAAATCTCCTCTCATATTTCCATGAGCACTGAGCAGATAATTCATTATCCCGTTTGGACAGCTCCTCCAGTCCTTGATCCTATCTGTTCTGAGTCTGGGATCAGCTTCAGAGTGAAAAACGGGCCTTTTAACTACCTGTGGGACATGAGCATCGGCCCTGACCTGCTGACAGCACAGCTGGCAGCCCAGCGTGGATACACTATTCACAACGACAGCCAGAGTTTGCTGCTCACTGTGCCGCTTTTCACCCACGGGTACGAATACAAGGTAAGATTTGCCAAATTGTTGGACGCATCAAATTTATTATCTTATTTCTGAAGATCAGTGACCATCATGCATCTTGTAGGACATTACTCTGTCCAAGTTCTTTGGCTCTTTCGAGATCCTCATGCGGGATCATGAAACGTGGGAGGTCCAGAGTTCAACTGTCAAGACGTGTCTTTTCTCCACTACTGAACTCATCGGTGAGAACAGTTTCTACTGCATTGGTGTCTTTGAGCACATGACATGTAGCTGACAGGACTTTACTACCCCTCTGCAGTGTGTTCCACTGATGGGAAGATGACTGTGGTGGTGGACTTGTCTCAGTTCCTCCCAAGCGAAGGGTCCCCTGCTCAAACCAGCCTGATAGACAGAGACTGCAGACCCAAAGAGACAGATAACACAAGGGCTCTCTTCTCATTTCCACTCAATGCCTGTGGATCCATTATCACggtaaaactgaaacatttagtTCAGTCCATCCTGAGCTAGTCGTATTTAATGATCTTACTGTTTGTACTTTTTAGCTTTCCAGGGGAAATGTGACCTATCAAAATGAAATTTTCTACAACAGGAAGTATGTCGACGCAAACAAAGCAGTTTCTAATGCTACTGAGAGGTATGCACCCTTGAAGGCTTTTCCCAGATTTGGTTTTGTGTAACTGGTCCACAGAAATAACCTGGTCCTGATCTTGCAGCGTGATGATGCAGTGTACATACCCGCTGGCTGGTCTCCATCGCCTTTTCTCAGCCTACAAGTTCGAGTCTGATGCATCTGGCGTTGGAAGCATCGTTCACACCAAAGAGCCCACAGCAGGTACGATAATGGGTATCTGCTGGACCAGTCATCACTCGTCAAATTTGAATTTTGATaattcctgttttatttctgcaccACAGGTCTGACCATCAAGTCCAGTTTAGCACTTAGTGCTCCTAAAAGACCCATGCATGGACCCAAAAGACCCAGCAGGACACCTTTGAAATTTGTGCCTGCAGTCCATCCTGCTGCTTACTACATCAGAGTTAAAAGTATAAACTGAGGCAAGGCTGAAGGTGGAAACGCAAACATTTCAGTCCAATCAATACTATGGACACTTCTTCAGCTCCTGTAAATaattttgaaagtatttttaatatgaggaaaaaatgaatttaataaaGCAATTTTCTAACACTGTACTTGTCATATAGATTCCTCACATGCTACACAGACTTGTACTAATGTGACAAGTcaaattttgttaaaaatggaTTTGGGTTCAAGCTTGTTTCAAATGGAAACATCTGGGGGCAGCACTGACTTGAATCTGGCCTGGACTGGGGGGGGTTTCCTGATCTTTAGACATGCACAGGAGTTCTGAGTGGTATATCAGTTTTAACGGGGGCATAGTTTGACTCCAGAAGTGACATGGACACTGAAAGCCTGTACTGCACATACACTGAGAATAGTGATGGAGGTGTCTGCAGTTTTAAGAAAACCATttttggtagttttttttttttttttttttttgtggtctaCTTAGGCCTGGTGAAAGCAGGATTTTGAGGAAACCATTTGAACCTTTTATAATTCATCACctccattaaaataaacatgtctgTGCCCAACATAAAGCTGACTTAATGCTTTGTGGGTAGTTTTCCCCATCAAAGGAAGCAGGTTAAATCAGCCAAACCGAGTGTGTCCTAAATcagccagcagggggcgctgAGTGTCGCTTCACCTCCAGGTATCTGCTGCCACAGACCCaagagtgtttgtttttctgcttcttttattttgccACCACGTGAGAAAGCTGCTCTGTTTCATTGTGTTGAAGCTACAGACCTGAGCAGTCAGTGGACCATGAGCTACAGTGGAGCCGtgagtgtgtttggtttttttttttttttaaattgctttcggggttttttttttttttttttttttagcccacAGTCACTTTGGCGGCTGGTAACAAAGCTG
The window above is part of the Mastacembelus armatus chromosome 18, fMasArm1.2, whole genome shotgun sequence genome. Proteins encoded here:
- the LOC113125292 gene encoding uncharacterized protein LOC113125292, which translates into the protein MVCHDRYFMLVMDLGDSTEGAPRFSAVDGKGVYPITKQYAAKCGYNILIHLGKVELRASYFSCHTENNDDEVFMFNFNMIVMDKGKEVTYALNKTCSLPIPWSSREVTCEINYMEVSGHGLSMSDWQVMFQRAGQHLPPMSLSKAQAQGYVFDFTDGRLVFRTPYGQPDSFSTEVNGVPVEVVNAILFSRKSWFVFMVDFVASCSLFEGSYDNGYMVWKTPEMLYPSLNNMRISVGLSGELVEQKIAKERGFDIGKDNGTIQIRMPYDMKGHYSKSFVTDKLYRFYVFNLYFEQILVDENHLETRLQFHKMLATPLLPWPVFTNNLTVIEEGMFNVYLGNFPSDVQLTAVVLNGQESAVSFTNTSSPSITKVVQPNNTHGYTLKVPFANPTVVHKFSKKDGAFQYLLNINYTLVVLPENERFYHLTSLAALFTQISPPVLDPICSESGISFRVKNGPFNYLWDMSIGPDLLTAQLAAQRGYTIHNDSQSLLLTVPLFTHGYEYKDITLSKFFGSFEILMRDHETWEVQSSTVKTCLFSTTELIVCSTDGKMTVVVDLSQFLPSEGSPAQTSLIDRDCRPKETDNTRALFSFPLNACGSIITLSRGNVTYQNEIFYNRKYVDANKAVSNATESVMMQCTYPLAGLHRLFSAYKFESDASGVGSIVHTKEPTAGLTIKSSLALSAPKRPMHGPKRPSRTPLKFVPAVHPAAYYIRRPRQPVQPPVSNRTLHHPSFLPLYMVAGFGHQHRDCNGQTVHPIIPEEFFYTDPTMGCGRRIPNITSDLRVFDWFQLNTPPPVMSPCPAPLVCPDPFRSGPHPTRNLGSPTLRTHAHHRQVPPSQVVIQLTQEEDQAVTNLLELHHQSAETLTAAQIDFPTAVELRSSLSHSHQTPMDSTSAEELCKTMCSNVQCPVEVQQERGWSDTELEAANTLLSHFSLKEVNRIHSQNHHNSAETLPDPLPCLDHEDSSVSTETQYDALRAGEEHRVVPGETGERVLSDSEGDAVDVLLSLGNFGYCAVTVQRRYY